A genomic region of Tamandua tetradactyla isolate mTamTet1 chromosome 2, mTamTet1.pri, whole genome shotgun sequence contains the following coding sequences:
- the DEGS1 gene encoding sphingolipid delta(4)-desaturase DES1, translating to MGNRVSRDDFDWVYTDEPHASRRREILAKYPEIKSLMKPDPNLIWIIIMMVLAQLVTFYLVKDLDWKWVIFWAYAFGSCVNHSMTLAIHEISHNSAFGHSKAIRNRWLGIFANFPIGVPYSVTFKRYHMDHHRYLGNDGIDVDIPTNFEGWFFCTTFRKFMWVVLQPLFYAFRPLFINPKPVSNLEILNTVAQISFDIIIYYVWGIKSLFYMLSATLLGLGLHPISGHFIAEHYMFLKGQETYSYYGPLNLLTFNVGYHNEHHDFPNIPGKSLPLVRKIAAEYYDNLPHYNSWIKVLYDFVTDETISPYSRMKRYPKGKVTLE from the exons atGGGGAACCGCGTGTCGCGGGACGACTTCGACTGGGTCTACACCGACGAGCCCCACGCGAGTCGGCGCCGGGAGATTCTGG CAAAGTATCCAGAGATAAAATCCTTGATGAAACCTGATCCCAACTTGATATGGATTATAATTATGATGGTTCTGGCCCAGTTGGTTACGTTTTACTTAGTAAAGGACTTGGACTGGAAGTGGGTCATATTTTGGGCATACGCCTTTGGCAGCTGCGTTAATCACTCAATGACTCTGGCTATCCATGAGATCTCCCACAATAGCGCCTTCGGCCATAGCAAAGCTATACGGAATCGTTGGCTTGGCATATTCGCTAATTTTCCTATTGGTGTTCCATATTCAGTTACCTTTAAGAGGTATCACATGGATCATCATCGATACCTTGGAAATGATGGCATCGATGTGGATATTCCTACCAATTTTGAGGGCTGGTTTTTCTGTACCACTTTCAGAAAGTTTATGTGGGTTGTTCTTCAGCCTCTTTTTTATGCTTTTCGACCTCTGTTCATCAACCCCAAACCAGTTTCTAACCTGGAAATTCTCAATACTGTGGCCCAGATTAGTTTTGATATTATAATTTATTACGTTTGGGGAATTAAATCTTTATTCTACATGTTGTCCGCAACCTTACTTGGTCTAGGTTTGCATCCaatttctggacattttatagctGAACATTACATGTTCTTAAAGGGACAGGAGACCTACTCCTATTATGGGCCTCTTAATTTACTTACCTTCAATGTGGGTTACCATAACGAACATCATGACTTCCCCAACATTCCTGGAAAAAGCCTTCCACTG gtgaGAAAAATAGCAGCTGAATACTATGACAACCTACCTCACTACAATTCCTGGATAAAAGTACTGTATGATTTTGTGACAGATGAAACAATAAGTCCCTATTCAAGAATGAAGAGGTATCCAAAAGGGAAGGTGACACTAGAGTAA